The Microcoleus sp. FACHB-672 genome has a window encoding:
- a CDS encoding acyl-CoA dehydrogenase family protein, translating to MIAISQKKNPFSFETILETTRDIAHEVVAVETIKVDRDACWPEQGIRAMQAAGLGGLVVPKAKGGLGQGLLALTQVCEILGGECASTALCFGMHSVGTAVLAAKATPYQQERYVEPICEGKHLTTLALSEPGSGAHFYLPQCQLTVESPAMFRASGQKSFITNGGYADSYVISTTAADANAVGEFSCAMISNGAEGLIWGTPWAGLGMRGNSSRSAELRNVPVPRQDLLGAEGDQIWYVFNVVAPYFLVAMAGTYLGVASAALEEARIHLSKRYYTHSGSTLGQTAVMQHRLGTLWSVVERTRRLIYYAATEADSGGPNTLPALCSAKAEVADCAVNVVNEVMTITGGINYRDGSRLERLLRDARAAHVMSPTTDILRTWAGRALLGLPLLGD from the coding sequence ATGATTGCTATCAGTCAAAAAAAGAATCCTTTCAGTTTTGAAACAATTCTGGAAACCACGCGGGACATCGCACACGAAGTTGTTGCGGTCGAGACTATCAAAGTAGACCGAGATGCCTGTTGGCCAGAGCAAGGAATTCGCGCGATGCAGGCAGCCGGCTTAGGTGGCTTAGTCGTACCAAAAGCAAAGGGAGGACTGGGACAAGGTCTTTTAGCACTAACACAAGTTTGTGAAATACTGGGAGGCGAATGCGCCTCAACCGCACTTTGTTTTGGAATGCACAGTGTCGGCACAGCAGTGCTTGCCGCCAAGGCCACTCCCTACCAACAAGAGCGTTATGTGGAACCGATCTGCGAAGGCAAACACCTCACCACCTTAGCGCTGAGTGAACCGGGAAGCGGGGCGCACTTCTATCTTCCGCAGTGCCAATTAACTGTAGAGTCGCCGGCAATGTTTCGCGCCAGCGGACAGAAGTCTTTCATCACAAATGGCGGATATGCGGACTCATACGTGATTTCCACGACAGCGGCAGATGCTAATGCCGTGGGAGAATTTTCCTGCGCGATGATTTCTAATGGTGCGGAAGGGCTGATCTGGGGGACGCCTTGGGCCGGCTTAGGAATGCGGGGCAACTCTTCGCGCTCAGCAGAATTGCGAAATGTGCCGGTGCCGCGCCAGGATCTTCTTGGTGCAGAAGGCGATCAAATCTGGTACGTATTCAACGTCGTCGCGCCCTACTTCTTAGTCGCAATGGCCGGCACTTATTTAGGCGTCGCCAGCGCAGCACTAGAGGAAGCGCGGATTCACTTGTCCAAACGCTACTATACCCACAGCGGTTCAACCCTCGGTCAGACGGCTGTGATGCAACACCGGCTAGGCACATTATGGAGTGTGGTAGAGCGAACTCGCCGGCTGATTTATTATGCTGCCACTGAAGCTGACTCAGGCGGCCCGAATACGCTGCCAGCGCTATGCTCAGCGAAAGCTGAAGTGGCTGATTGTGCGGTCAATGTTGTGAACGAAGTGATGACAATAACGGGCGGAATTAATTACCGGGACGGTTCTAGGTTAGAGCGTCTGCTGCGTGATGCGCGTGCCGCTCACGTAATGTCCCCAACAACTGATATCCTGCGAACATGGGCTGGTCGGGCACTGCTCGGTCTACCGTTGCTGGGAGATTAA
- a CDS encoding glycoside hydrolase family 31 protein — protein MPQYFGKLQVAEQPWSTLEAVQSVRQDDRNVYFDCAGPHFKISVLAANLIRVRMTPTGSFKPRRSWAVARDDAEWPAVAYQMRETAEAVEIETEQMRVSVQLDKCRITCMDKAGNPFAQDTGLGTGWRSGTIAGWKQIEADEHFYGFGERTHLLDKLSEVKTNWTTDALDYGVLSDEMYQAIPFFIALRPHLAYGIFFNTTHWSQFDLGAEQPGVWRMETRAEELDYYIIYGPEPAQILQTYGELTGKMPLPPKWSLGYHQCRWSYESEEVVRELAEEFRNRHIPCDVIHLDIDYMRGYRVFTWSPKRFPDPKQLVSDLAKNGIKTVTIIDPGVKYEPEGDYPVFDEGVENDCFVRKADGQLFHGYVWPDKAVFPDFARPDVRKWWGDWHKTLTDIGIAGIWNDMNEPALDDRPFGDPGNKIWFPQDAPQGPDEERATHAEVHNLYGLMMSQACREGLNRHRSTQRSFVLTRSGYAGIQRWSSVWMGDNQSLWEHLEMSLPMLCNMGLSGVAFVGCDIGGFAGNATAELFARWMQVGMLYPLMRGHSAMSTARHEPWVFGDRVEKICREYIELRYRLLPYIYTLFSEAATTGAPILRPLLYHFPNDPSTYKLYDQVLLGPSLMAAPIYRPGVEHRAVYLPEGVWYDWWSGERYEGSTHILAHAPLERMPLYVREGAVIPMMPVMQHVDERPLDELTLRIWPGNGEFTLYEDDGNTFEFTAGAWATTTYRVRSEGQQTIVEIAAREGNWNPPSREVIVQVASVGEQRFSDDGTARTLRF, from the coding sequence ATGCCACAGTATTTCGGAAAACTTCAAGTAGCTGAGCAGCCGTGGTCAACTTTAGAAGCCGTTCAATCTGTGCGACAGGACGATCGCAATGTTTACTTTGATTGTGCCGGCCCTCATTTCAAAATCAGCGTGCTGGCAGCGAATTTAATTCGGGTGCGAATGACACCCACCGGCAGCTTTAAACCACGCCGATCTTGGGCAGTTGCGCGAGATGATGCGGAATGGCCGGCTGTGGCCTACCAAATGCGGGAAACCGCTGAGGCTGTGGAAATCGAGACAGAGCAGATGCGCGTATCGGTGCAACTTGACAAATGCAGAATTACGTGTATGGATAAAGCCGGAAACCCTTTTGCCCAAGACACCGGCCTAGGCACCGGCTGGCGTAGCGGAACGATTGCCGGCTGGAAGCAAATCGAAGCCGATGAGCACTTCTATGGTTTTGGCGAGCGCACCCACCTGCTGGACAAACTCAGCGAGGTGAAAACCAACTGGACAACTGACGCCCTCGATTATGGCGTTCTCAGCGATGAAATGTACCAGGCGATTCCTTTTTTTATCGCCCTACGTCCTCATCTCGCTTACGGTATCTTCTTCAACACCACCCATTGGAGTCAGTTTGATCTTGGTGCGGAACAGCCGGGTGTTTGGCGGATGGAAACCCGTGCTGAGGAGCTGGATTATTACATTATCTACGGCCCAGAGCCGGCTCAAATTTTGCAGACTTACGGTGAGCTAACGGGCAAGATGCCGCTGCCGCCGAAGTGGTCGCTGGGTTATCACCAATGTCGGTGGAGTTATGAATCTGAGGAAGTGGTGCGCGAACTCGCTGAGGAATTCCGCAACCGGCATATTCCCTGTGATGTCATTCATCTCGATATTGACTATATGCGCGGCTACCGCGTCTTTACCTGGAGTCCCAAACGCTTCCCCGATCCCAAGCAATTAGTTAGCGATTTGGCGAAAAACGGCATCAAAACCGTGACCATTATCGATCCCGGTGTCAAGTATGAACCAGAAGGAGATTACCCAGTTTTTGACGAGGGAGTCGAAAACGACTGTTTTGTGCGAAAAGCTGATGGTCAGTTGTTCCACGGCTACGTTTGGCCAGATAAGGCCGTTTTTCCCGATTTTGCCCGTCCTGATGTTCGTAAATGGTGGGGAGACTGGCACAAAACCCTAACGGATATCGGAATCGCCGGCATTTGGAACGATATGAATGAGCCGGCACTTGACGACCGACCATTTGGAGATCCGGGTAATAAAATTTGGTTTCCCCAGGATGCACCCCAAGGCCCAGATGAGGAACGCGCCACTCATGCAGAAGTGCATAATTTATACGGATTAATGATGTCGCAGGCGTGTCGGGAAGGCTTAAACCGGCACCGTTCCACGCAGAGATCATTCGTCCTTACGCGATCCGGGTATGCCGGCATTCAGCGTTGGTCATCCGTTTGGATGGGAGACAATCAATCGCTGTGGGAACACCTAGAAATGTCGTTACCCATGCTGTGCAATATGGGGCTTTCAGGTGTGGCATTTGTCGGATGTGATATTGGCGGGTTTGCCGGTAATGCCACGGCAGAGTTATTCGCACGCTGGATGCAAGTGGGAATGCTCTACCCCTTGATGCGCGGTCATTCTGCAATGAGTACGGCACGACATGAGCCGTGGGTGTTCGGTGATCGCGTCGAGAAAATTTGCCGCGAATACATCGAGTTGCGTTACCGGCTGCTGCCTTACATTTACACGCTATTTTCCGAGGCGGCAACGACTGGCGCACCAATTTTGCGACCCTTGCTTTATCATTTTCCGAACGATCCCTCCACTTATAAGCTTTACGATCAAGTATTGCTTGGCCCTTCCCTAATGGCAGCCCCCATCTATCGTCCAGGCGTTGAACACCGTGCAGTTTATTTGCCGGAAGGCGTGTGGTATGACTGGTGGAGTGGTGAGCGTTACGAAGGATCGACTCACATTTTGGCACACGCACCCCTGGAACGGATGCCGCTTTATGTACGCGAAGGCGCGGTTATTCCCATGATGCCGGTGATGCAACACGTTGATGAGCGTCCCCTAGATGAATTAACCTTGCGAATTTGGCCGGGAAATGGGGAATTTACGCTCTATGAAGATGACGGAAATACCTTTGAATTCACAGCCGGCGCTTGGGCAACGACAACTTACCGTGTGCGTTCAGAAGGGCAACAAACCATTGTTGAAATTGCCGCGCGTGAGGGGAACTGGAATCCACCCTCCCGTGAGGTGATTGTGCAAGTTGCCAGCGTGGGAGAGCAGCGTTTTTCCGATGATGGAACAGCTCGAACGCTGAGGTTTTAG